A stretch of Homo sapiens chromosome 12, GRCh38.p14 Primary Assembly DNA encodes these proteins:
- the TAS2R43 gene encoding taste receptor type 2 member 43 — protein MITFLPIIFSSLVVVTFVIGNFANGFIALVNSIEWFKRQKISFADQILTALAVSRVGLLWVLLLNWYSTVLNPAFNSVEVRTTAYNIWAVINHFSNWLATTLSIFYLLKIANFSNFIFLHLKRRVKSVILVMLLGPLLFLACHLFVINMNEIVRTKEFEGNMTWKIKLKSAMYFSNMTVTMVANLVPFTLTLLSFMLLICSLCKHLKKMQLHGKGSQDPSTKVHIKALQTVISFLLLCAIYFLSIMISVWSFGSLENKPVFMFCKAIRFSYPSIHPFILIWGNKKLKQTFLSVFWQMRYWVKGEKTSSP, from the coding sequence ATGATAACTTTTCTACCCATCATTTTTTCCAGTCTGGTAGTGGTTACATTTGTTATTGGAAATTTTGCTAATGGCTTCATAGCACTGGTAAATTCCATTGAGTGGTTCAAGAGACAAAAGATCTCCTTTGCTGACCAAATTCTCACTGCTCTGGCGGTCTCCAGAGTTGGTTTGCTCTGGGTATTATTATTAAACTGGTATTCAACTGTGTTGAATCCAGCTTTTAATAGTGTAGAAGTAAGAACTACTGCTTATAATATCTGGGCAGTGATCAACCATTTCAGCAACTGGCTTGCTACTACCCTCAGCATATTTTATTTGCTCAAGATTGCCAAtttctccaactttatttttcttcacttaaaGAGGAGAGTTAAGAGTGTCATTCTGGTGATGTTGTTGGGGCCTTTGCTATTTTTGGCTTGTCATCTTTTTGTGATAAACATGAATGAGATTGTGCGGACAAAAGAATTTGAAGGAAACATGACTTGGAAGATCAAATTGAAGAGTGCAATGTACTTTTCAAATATGACTGTAACCATGGTAGCAAACTTAGTACCCTTCACTCTGACCCTACTATCTTTTATGCTGTTAATCTGTTCTTTGTGTAAACATCTCAAGAAGATGCAGCTCCATGGTAAAGGATCTCAAGATCCCAGCACCAAGGTCCACATAAAAGCTTTGCAAACTGTGATCTCCTTCCTCTTGTTATGTGCCATTTACTTTCTGTCCATAATGATATCAGTTTGGAGTTTTGGAAGTCTGGAAAACAAACCTGTCTTCATGTTCTGCAAAGCTATTAGATTCAGCTATCCTTCAATCCACCCATTCATCCTGATTTGGGGAAACAAGAAGCTAAAGCAgacttttctttcagttttttggcAAATGAGGTACTGGGTGAAAGGAGAGAAGACTTCATCTCCATAG